Proteins found in one Actinokineospora alba genomic segment:
- a CDS encoding SDR family oxidoreductase — translation MTGRILITGSGSGLGKAMAAHYAKAGWRVLVTDVDATAAETAAKEIDAEFLALDVTKDESWAAARDWCEEHWGGLDVLVNNAGVASGGRIDRIPMADWDWIWEINVMGVVRGCATFTPMFKAQGSGHLVNVASLAAIMNLPAMASYNVTKAGVLALSQTLRYELEPHGISTTVVCPAFVQTNLNDRMRTPDPAALKVSQKLMASSKVTPEDVAKQVFDAVAAKRFLVHTHADGRRAQRLKRLAPWLVDKQVAKYWAKLRPKMEKETP, via the coding sequence GTGACCGGTCGCATCCTGATCACCGGATCCGGTTCCGGGCTGGGCAAGGCCATGGCCGCGCACTACGCGAAAGCGGGCTGGCGGGTGCTCGTCACCGATGTCGACGCGACCGCCGCCGAGACCGCCGCGAAGGAGATCGACGCCGAGTTCCTGGCGCTCGACGTCACCAAGGACGAGTCCTGGGCCGCCGCCCGCGACTGGTGCGAGGAGCACTGGGGCGGGCTCGACGTGCTGGTCAACAACGCCGGTGTGGCCTCGGGCGGGCGGATCGACCGCATCCCGATGGCCGACTGGGACTGGATCTGGGAGATCAACGTCATGGGCGTGGTGCGCGGCTGCGCGACCTTCACCCCGATGTTCAAGGCCCAGGGCTCCGGCCACCTGGTCAACGTCGCCTCGCTCGCGGCGATCATGAACCTGCCCGCGATGGCCTCCTACAACGTCACCAAGGCGGGCGTCCTGGCGTTGTCGCAGACCCTCCGCTACGAACTCGAACCGCACGGGATCAGCACCACCGTGGTGTGTCCCGCGTTCGTCCAGACCAACCTCAACGACCGCATGCGCACGCCGGACCCGGCCGCGCTGAAGGTCAGTCAGAAACTGATGGCGTCGTCGAAGGTGACCCCCGAAGACGTGGCCAAGCAGGTTTTCGACGCGGTGGCGGCCAAGCGGTTCCTCGTCCACACGCACGCCGACGGCAGGCGCGCGCAGCGGCTCAAGCGGCTCGCGCCGTGGCTGGTGGACAAGCAGGTCGCCAAGTACTGGGCCAAGCTCCGGCCCAAGATGGAGAAGGAAACCCCGTGA
- a CDS encoding SDR family oxidoreductase: MTRKNILITGASSGLGEEMARQFAALGRNLALAARRTDRLETLRTELIKANPGIKVVVRALDVNDHDAVFKVFGEFKAELGTIDRVIVNAGLGKGQPLGTGFFEANKQTAVTNFVSALAQCEASMEIFREQNAGHLVVISSMSAMRGLGGNLSTYAATKAGVAALAEGIRADLLKSPINVSTIYPGYIRSEMNEKVKKTPLMVDTVPGVQSMVKAIEKESAEACTPAWPWTLMGFAMRNLPLSLVAKLS, encoded by the coding sequence GTGACTCGTAAGAACATCCTCATCACCGGCGCCAGCTCGGGCCTCGGCGAGGAGATGGCCCGCCAGTTCGCCGCGCTCGGCCGAAACCTGGCGCTCGCCGCCCGGCGCACCGACCGCCTGGAGACGCTGCGCACGGAGCTGATCAAGGCGAACCCGGGCATCAAGGTCGTGGTGCGCGCGCTCGACGTCAACGACCACGACGCGGTGTTCAAGGTGTTCGGCGAGTTCAAGGCCGAACTGGGCACCATCGACCGGGTGATCGTCAACGCGGGCCTGGGCAAGGGACAGCCGCTGGGCACCGGCTTCTTCGAGGCCAACAAGCAGACGGCGGTGACCAACTTCGTCTCCGCGCTCGCCCAGTGCGAGGCCTCGATGGAGATCTTCCGCGAGCAGAACGCGGGCCACCTGGTGGTCATCTCCTCCATGAGCGCCATGCGCGGCCTGGGCGGCAACCTGTCGACTTACGCCGCGACGAAGGCCGGGGTCGCCGCGCTCGCCGAGGGCATCCGCGCCGACCTGCTCAAGTCGCCGATCAACGTCTCCACCATCTACCCGGGCTACATCCGCTCGGAGATGAACGAGAAGGTCAAGAAGACCCCGCTGATGGTCGACACCGTGCCGGGCGTCCAGTCGATGGTGAAGGCGATCGAGAAGGAGTCGGCCGAGGCGTGCACGCCCGCGTGGCCGTGGACCCTGATGGGCTTCGCGATGCGCAACCTGCCGCTGAGCCTGGTCGCCAAGCTGTCATGA
- a CDS encoding phosphotransferase family protein — MTVDETREVRAEDSFDTAAVHGWLSSIVDGLAGEPAVRQFPGGASNLTYLLTYPDRELILRRPPVGKKAASAHDMKREFRVQRALKPVYPYVPTVLGLCTDASVLGSDFYVMERIPGTILRGDLPEGMTLSESEARALSTKLIDRLVDLHQVDSAAAGLTDLGKGAGYVGRQVKGWSERFRNARTENVPDFVEVMSWLDANQPDDVSTVVIHNDWRFDNVVLDDNRDIVGVLDWEMSTLGDPLMDLGGLIAYWIQADDDDVFKMARRQPSHLPGMLTRAEIVGHYCDRMGLTPANWSWYEAFGLFRLAVIMQQIYYRYHHGQTHNPAFKDFWMFSGYLEWRCREVIGK; from the coding sequence ATGACCGTGGACGAGACCCGCGAGGTCCGGGCCGAGGACAGCTTCGACACCGCGGCGGTCCACGGCTGGCTTTCATCCATTGTGGACGGGTTGGCCGGCGAGCCCGCCGTGCGCCAGTTTCCCGGCGGCGCCTCGAACCTGACCTACCTGCTGACCTACCCCGACCGCGAGCTGATCCTGCGGCGGCCCCCGGTCGGCAAGAAAGCCGCGTCCGCGCACGACATGAAGCGGGAGTTCCGGGTCCAGCGGGCGCTCAAGCCGGTGTACCCGTACGTCCCGACGGTGCTTGGCCTGTGCACCGACGCGTCGGTGCTCGGGTCCGATTTCTATGTCATGGAACGGATTCCGGGCACCATCCTGCGCGGCGACCTGCCCGAGGGCATGACGCTGAGCGAGTCCGAGGCGCGGGCGTTGTCGACGAAGCTCATCGACCGGCTGGTCGACCTGCACCAGGTCGACTCGGCCGCCGCGGGCCTCACCGACCTGGGCAAGGGCGCGGGCTACGTCGGCAGGCAGGTCAAGGGCTGGTCGGAGCGCTTCCGCAACGCGCGCACCGAGAACGTCCCGGACTTCGTCGAGGTCATGTCCTGGCTCGACGCCAACCAGCCCGACGATGTGTCGACTGTGGTCATCCACAACGACTGGCGCTTCGACAACGTCGTGCTCGACGACAACCGCGACATCGTCGGCGTCCTCGACTGGGAGATGTCCACGCTCGGCGACCCGCTGATGGACCTCGGCGGCCTCATCGCCTACTGGATCCAGGCCGACGACGACGACGTGTTCAAGATGGCGCGCAGGCAGCCGTCGCACCTGCCGGGGATGCTGACCCGCGCCGAGATCGTCGGCCACTACTGCGACCGGATGGGACTCACACCCGCGAACTGGTCCTGGTACGAGGCGTTCGGCCTGTTCCGGCTGGCGGTGATCATGCAGCAGATCTACTACCGCTACCACCACGGGCAGACGCACAACCCGGCGTTCAAGGACTTCTGGATGTTCTCCGGCTACCTGGAGTGGCGCTGTCGCGAGGTGATCGGCAAGTGA
- a CDS encoding acyl-CoA desaturase, giving the protein MTATVEGSTQVDQDGPKPMFGEPRGLWPQIGTYLFILIPFVALIAAVPFAWGWGLGWVDVGLAAFFYTFTCLGTTVGFHRYFTHGAFKAKRAVRVGLAISGSMSLQGPILHWVADHRRHHAFADRDGDPHSPWAFGTSPAALVKGFWHAHMGWIFDRKLTNAERFAPDMLADPDIRRIDKQFGMWTAVTMLAPPVLGGLLTWSWWGAVTAFFWASLVRVSFLHHVTWSTNSICHIVGNRPFKSRDKATNFWPLAILSMGEAWHNLHHADPTSARHGVQRGQIDISARLIWLFEKFGWVSEVRWPTPQRLAKLTK; this is encoded by the coding sequence ATGACCGCGACCGTCGAGGGCAGCACGCAGGTGGACCAGGATGGGCCCAAGCCCATGTTCGGGGAGCCGCGCGGGCTGTGGCCGCAGATCGGCACGTACTTGTTCATCCTCATTCCATTCGTCGCCCTGATCGCCGCGGTCCCGTTCGCCTGGGGCTGGGGGCTGGGCTGGGTCGATGTCGGCCTGGCGGCGTTCTTCTACACGTTCACGTGCCTCGGCACGACCGTCGGATTCCACCGTTACTTCACCCACGGCGCGTTCAAAGCCAAGCGCGCGGTCCGCGTCGGGCTGGCCATCTCCGGCAGCATGTCGCTGCAGGGGCCGATCCTGCACTGGGTCGCCGACCACCGCCGCCACCACGCCTTCGCCGACCGCGACGGCGACCCGCACTCCCCGTGGGCGTTCGGCACCTCGCCCGCCGCGCTGGTCAAGGGCTTCTGGCACGCCCACATGGGCTGGATCTTCGACCGCAAGCTGACCAACGCCGAGCGCTTCGCCCCGGACATGCTGGCCGACCCGGACATCCGCCGCATCGACAAGCAGTTCGGCATGTGGACCGCGGTCACCATGCTCGCGCCGCCGGTGCTCGGCGGGCTGCTCACGTGGTCCTGGTGGGGCGCGGTCACCGCGTTCTTCTGGGCCAGCCTGGTCCGCGTGTCGTTCCTGCACCACGTCACCTGGTCGACGAACTCGATCTGCCACATCGTCGGCAACCGCCCGTTCAAGTCCCGCGACAAGGCGACCAACTTCTGGCCGCTGGCGATCCTGTCGATGGGCGAGGCCTGGCACAACCTGCACCACGCCGACCCGACCAGCGCCCGCCACGGCGTCCAGCGCGGTCAGATCGACATCTCGGCGCGGCTCATCTGGCTGTTCGAGAAGTTCGGCTGGGTCAGCGAAGTCCGCTGGCCCACGCCACAGCGCCTGGCCAAGCTCACCAAGTAG
- a CDS encoding SMP-30/gluconolactonase/LRE family protein — protein MGRPRIEPVVWRAPRPGRKPKPSLPPLTVHQVTGAGAEDVLVDEHGHVFTGVEDGRVLRLTADGRRLDTIADTGGRPLGLELYPDGRLLVCDADKGLLLVDKKDGEIEVLIPSGPGLRVCNNAAVAQDGTIYFTDSSSRFDLEFWRADILEHSGTGRLLRRSPDGSVETLLDGLHFANGVALAADESYVVVAQTGEYCLNRLWLTGDRAGESDLLADNLPAFPDNISTGSDGLIWIALAAPRDPVVDLLLRTPPRVRQVLWRVPERLQPKEKRLVWVRAIDGATGRLVHDFYGKVPDYHMVTGVREHQGTVYLGSLNERAIALFALPQTSHP, from the coding sequence ATGGGTCGTCCGAGGATCGAGCCGGTCGTGTGGCGGGCGCCGCGCCCAGGGCGCAAGCCGAAGCCGTCGCTGCCGCCGCTGACGGTCCACCAGGTCACCGGCGCGGGCGCCGAGGACGTCCTCGTCGACGAGCACGGCCACGTGTTCACCGGCGTCGAGGACGGCCGGGTCCTGCGGCTCACCGCCGACGGCAGGCGGCTCGACACCATCGCCGACACCGGCGGGCGCCCGCTGGGGCTGGAGCTGTACCCCGACGGGCGGCTGCTGGTGTGCGACGCCGACAAGGGCCTGCTTCTCGTCGACAAGAAGGACGGCGAGATCGAGGTCCTGATCCCGTCCGGGCCCGGCTTGCGGGTGTGCAACAACGCCGCCGTCGCCCAGGACGGGACGATCTACTTCACCGACTCCAGCAGCCGGTTCGACCTGGAGTTCTGGCGGGCCGACATCCTGGAGCACTCCGGGACCGGCCGACTCCTGCGCCGCTCGCCGGACGGGTCCGTCGAAACCCTCCTGGACGGCCTGCACTTCGCCAACGGGGTGGCGCTCGCCGCCGACGAGTCCTACGTCGTGGTCGCCCAGACCGGCGAGTACTGCCTCAACCGCCTCTGGCTGACCGGTGACCGGGCGGGGGAGTCCGACCTTCTCGCCGACAACCTGCCCGCGTTCCCGGACAACATCTCCACCGGGTCCGACGGGCTGATCTGGATCGCCCTCGCGGCACCCCGCGACCCCGTCGTCGACCTGCTCCTGCGCACCCCGCCGCGGGTCCGCCAGGTGCTCTGGCGGGTGCCGGAACGGTTGCAGCCCAAGGAGAAGCGGCTGGTGTGGGTGCGGGCCATCGACGGCGCCACCGGGCGGCTGGTCCACGACTTCTACGGCAAGGTGCCCGACTACCACATGGTGACCGGGGTCCGTGAGCACCAGGGGACCGTCTACCTGGGCAGCCTCAACGAGCGGGCGATCGCCCTGTTCGCGCTGCCCCAGACGTCGCATCCGTAA
- a CDS encoding aldo/keto reductase, whose translation MGYRLLGRTGLRVSDLFLGAMRFTSTEQARPVFDRYAEAGGNVIDTAVTYGGGQSERVVGDLLAGRRDRFVLSTKYTMTRDATDVNAAGNHRKNLALSLETSLRQLRTDYLDLYWIHMWDQNTPIEETMRALDDAVRSGKVLYVGVSDAPAWVVARANTLAQWRGWSPFAGLQVPYNLLNRDIERELLPMAESLGLSVAAWAPLAHGGLSGKGEGPVVEALREVAAELGATAAQVAIAWTMAHSPVVHPLLGASRVEQLEDNLGALEVTLPDEAVARLEAAADFSLGFPGDFIAKVGGAVFGDHHDRVRSRRTVP comes from the coding sequence ATGGGTTACCGGCTGCTCGGCCGCACCGGGCTGCGCGTCTCCGACCTGTTCCTCGGCGCCATGCGGTTCACCTCGACCGAGCAGGCGCGGCCCGTCTTCGACCGCTACGCCGAGGCGGGCGGCAACGTCATCGACACCGCGGTCACCTACGGCGGCGGCCAGAGCGAACGAGTCGTCGGCGACCTGCTCGCGGGCAGGCGTGACCGGTTCGTGCTGTCCACCAAGTACACGATGACCCGCGACGCCACCGACGTGAACGCGGCGGGCAATCACCGCAAGAACTTGGCGCTGTCACTGGAAACCAGCCTCCGGCAGCTGCGCACGGACTACCTCGACCTGTACTGGATCCACATGTGGGACCAGAACACGCCGATCGAGGAGACCATGCGCGCCCTCGACGACGCCGTCCGCTCCGGAAAGGTGCTGTACGTAGGCGTTTCCGACGCGCCCGCCTGGGTCGTGGCGCGCGCGAACACCTTGGCGCAGTGGCGTGGCTGGTCACCGTTCGCCGGTCTTCAGGTTCCCTACAACCTGCTGAACCGCGACATCGAACGAGAGCTGCTGCCGATGGCGGAGTCGCTGGGCCTCAGCGTCGCCGCGTGGGCGCCCCTGGCGCACGGAGGGTTGTCCGGCAAGGGGGAGGGGCCGGTGGTCGAGGCCCTGCGGGAGGTCGCGGCCGAACTGGGCGCGACCGCCGCGCAGGTGGCGATCGCGTGGACCATGGCCCATTCCCCGGTGGTGCATCCACTGCTCGGCGCGAGCCGGGTGGAGCAGCTCGAGGACAACCTGGGTGCGCTGGAGGTCACGCTTCCCGATGAAGCGGTGGCACGCCTCGAAGCGGCGGCGGACTTCAGCCTGGGATTTCCGGGTGACTTCATCGCCAAGGTGGGCGGAGCCGTCTTCGGTGACCACCATGACCGGGTCAGGTCGCGGCGGACGGTTCCTTGA
- a CDS encoding histidine phosphatase family protein, producing the protein MSVIYLLRHGQASFGAADYDVLSPVGHQQAKVLGEELRARGVKPAQVWAGTLARQRDTATATLAAAGIDLDCGTDARWDEYDHLGLVQALAAREQVDAPVSPRDFQALLDRALEDWIGNGLEVGATGTYTDFADRAFAALTEVAAGGDALVFTSGGVIAALCSRLMGAGVVAVNRVVVNAAITKIVVGRSGASLVSFNEHGHFEGANRELLTYR; encoded by the coding sequence GTGAGTGTTATCTATTTGCTGCGCCACGGCCAAGCGTCGTTCGGCGCGGCGGACTACGACGTCCTCTCACCGGTCGGGCACCAGCAGGCCAAGGTGCTGGGGGAGGAGTTGCGCGCCCGCGGCGTGAAACCCGCCCAGGTCTGGGCGGGCACGTTGGCCCGCCAGCGCGACACCGCCACGGCCACCCTGGCCGCCGCCGGGATCGACCTCGACTGCGGGACCGACGCGCGCTGGGACGAGTACGACCACCTCGGTCTCGTCCAGGCGCTCGCCGCCCGCGAGCAGGTCGACGCACCGGTGTCGCCCCGGGACTTCCAAGCGCTCCTGGACCGCGCGCTGGAGGACTGGATCGGCAACGGACTGGAAGTCGGGGCCACCGGCACCTACACCGACTTCGCCGACCGCGCGTTCGCCGCGCTGACCGAGGTGGCGGCGGGCGGTGACGCGCTCGTGTTCACCTCCGGCGGGGTGATCGCCGCCCTGTGCTCGCGGCTGATGGGCGCGGGCGTGGTGGCGGTCAACCGGGTCGTGGTCAACGCGGCGATCACCAAGATCGTCGTCGGGCGTTCCGGGGCGTCGCTTGTGTCGTTCAACGAGCATGGGCATTTCGAGGGAGCCAACCGGGAACTCCTCACCTACCGTTGA
- a CDS encoding acyl-CoA dehydrogenase family protein, translated as MDFAHSAKAADYLARVGDFIRTEIEPVEADYHHELAAMDDPWVVLPVIEELKAKAREAGLWNLFLKAESGLANVEYAPLAELMGRSFIAPEVFNCNAPDTGNMEVLHMYGSDEQKKRWLEPLLRGEIRSAFCMTEPDVASSDATNMAATAVVKNDEIVLNGRKWFSTGIGHPNCKVAIFMGLTDPDAHKYARHSMVLVPLDTPGFKLERMLPVFGRHDEPFGHGEVSFTDVRLPLDAVIAGPGRGFEIAQGRLGPGRIHHCMRLIGLAEKALELACERATQREAFGKPLANLGGNRERIADARIAIEQARLLVLNAAWKLDTYGLKGALSEVSQIKVVVPNMALDVIDMSIQLHGGAGMTDDFPLAAAYAGARSLRLADGPDEVHRGVVARIELKKYSS; from the coding sequence GTGGACTTCGCGCACTCGGCCAAAGCGGCCGACTATCTCGCCAGGGTCGGTGACTTCATCCGCACCGAGATCGAGCCGGTCGAAGCCGACTACCACCACGAGCTCGCCGCAATGGACGATCCGTGGGTCGTCCTCCCGGTGATCGAGGAGCTCAAGGCGAAGGCCCGCGAGGCCGGTCTCTGGAACCTCTTCCTCAAGGCCGAGTCCGGGCTGGCCAACGTCGAGTACGCGCCGCTCGCCGAGCTGATGGGCCGTTCCTTCATCGCCCCCGAGGTGTTCAACTGCAACGCCCCGGACACCGGGAACATGGAAGTCCTGCACATGTACGGCAGCGACGAGCAGAAGAAGCGCTGGCTCGAACCGCTGCTGCGCGGCGAGATCCGGTCCGCCTTCTGCATGACCGAGCCGGACGTCGCCTCCTCCGACGCGACGAACATGGCCGCCACCGCCGTGGTCAAGAACGACGAGATCGTCCTCAATGGACGGAAGTGGTTCTCCACCGGCATCGGCCACCCGAACTGCAAGGTCGCCATCTTCATGGGCCTGACCGACCCGGACGCGCACAAGTACGCGCGCCACTCGATGGTCCTGGTTCCCTTGGACACGCCCGGTTTCAAGCTCGAGCGGATGCTGCCGGTCTTCGGCCGCCACGACGAGCCCTTCGGCCACGGCGAGGTCAGCTTCACCGACGTCCGCCTCCCGCTCGACGCCGTCATCGCCGGTCCCGGCCGCGGCTTCGAGATCGCCCAGGGCAGGCTCGGCCCCGGCCGCATCCACCACTGCATGCGCCTGATCGGCCTCGCCGAGAAGGCCCTCGAACTCGCCTGCGAGCGCGCCACCCAGCGCGAGGCGTTCGGCAAGCCGCTGGCCAACCTCGGCGGCAACCGCGAACGCATCGCCGACGCCCGCATCGCCATCGAGCAGGCGCGCTTGCTCGTTCTCAACGCCGCGTGGAAGCTGGACACCTACGGGCTCAAGGGTGCGCTCTCGGAGGTCTCGCAGATCAAGGTGGTGGTGCCGAACATGGCCCTTGACGTGATCGACATGTCCATCCAGCTGCACGGCGGCGCCGGGATGACCGACGACTTCCCGCTGGCCGCGGCCTACGCGGGCGCCCGCTCGCTGCGCCTGGCCGACGGTCCGGACGAGGTCCACCGCGGCGTCGTCGCCCGCATCGAGCTGAAGAAGTACAGCTCGTGA
- a CDS encoding TetR/AcrR family transcriptional regulator, protein MSEAPTRVRRTAADRRKQLIGIGLRMLTVRPIHQVTVDEVAAEAGISRSLLFHYFPTKQDYYVEVVRAAGRRLLRSAQPGDDTRAIVEGYVAFIERRRTQYVGLFRASGLDDWVKQIHDETQDELSVRVMSALGLVDPAEPVVLAVRAWWAFAEELTIEWTGRERSDRDALVGLLLSALDTVVSLANEVKEPSAAT, encoded by the coding sequence ATGTCCGAAGCACCCACCAGGGTCCGCCGCACGGCGGCCGACCGGCGCAAACAGCTGATCGGGATCGGTCTGCGGATGCTCACGGTGCGCCCGATCCACCAGGTCACGGTGGACGAGGTGGCCGCCGAGGCGGGCATTTCCCGCAGCCTGCTGTTCCACTACTTCCCCACCAAGCAGGACTACTACGTCGAGGTCGTGCGGGCCGCGGGCAGGCGGTTGCTGCGCTCGGCGCAGCCCGGTGACGACACCCGCGCGATCGTGGAGGGCTACGTCGCCTTCATCGAACGCCGCCGCACGCAGTACGTGGGGCTGTTCCGCGCCTCCGGGCTCGACGACTGGGTCAAGCAGATCCACGACGAGACCCAGGACGAGCTGAGCGTGCGCGTCATGTCGGCGCTGGGGCTGGTCGACCCGGCGGAGCCGGTGGTGTTGGCGGTGCGGGCGTGGTGGGCGTTCGCGGAGGAACTGACGATCGAGTGGACCGGGCGCGAGCGGTCGGACCGCGACGCCCTGGTCGGCCTGCTGCTCAGCGCGCTGGACACCGTGGTGTCGCTGGCGAACGAGGTCAAGGAACCGTCCGCCGCGACCTGA